A DNA window from Aspergillus nidulans FGSC A4 chromosome V contains the following coding sequences:
- a CDS encoding uncharacterized protein (transcript_id=CADANIAT00003529): MVGTKGATSTSASAKSTPRVAEAPVQFSKSTSSATPAPSSTISKPAADACSATNPSWDVRASQTNSSGLTAPAKVTTQSPSPRASSPAIGVSADSTNAAPSTRSTSTTFDSSAKGRIGAVFGSSGPEISAPAKSTSGSGSGLFSPSVDASTRDTGPSGSGLFGAVSGGPAKSVSGSGSGLFGSRVDASTNDTGPSGSGLFGAMSGGPAKSVSGSGSGLFGSRVDASTKDNGPSGSGLFGAVSGGPAKSASGSGSGLFGSRVDASTKDTGHSDSGSSIFAKNTNGSSFGSSRSLFKAPTDGTSGSIFERSGSPFGTSEKNTSNSGFGSSGPLFGTPTKNMSDSLAGSVDNPFFSSVSQAKDRVDPTTFPTTKNQKW, from the exons ATGGTAGGAACAAAGGGCGCTACATCCACGTCAGCAAGCGCCAAGAGCACTCCTAGAGTGGCCGAAGCCCCTGTTCAGT TCTCAAAGAGTACATCCAGCGCCACTCCAGCTCCCTCAAGCACTATCTCAAagccagctgcagatgcTTGTTCGGCCACAAATCCCAGTTGGGATGTTCGTGCGAGTCAAACAAACTCCTCCGGTTTGACTGCACCCGCCAAAGTTACAACCcagtctccatctcctcgtGCTTCTTCGCCGGCCATTGGTGTATCGGCAGATAGTACGAATGCGGCACCTTCGACTCGCAGCACGTCAACTACCTTTGATTCATCTGCAAAGGGGAGAATTGGTGCTGTCTTTGGGTCGTCTGGCCCGGAAATTAGTGCCCCTGCAAAAAGTACTAGCggttctggttctggacTGTTCAGCCCTTCGGTGGACGCATCTACAAGGGATACGGGcccttctggctctggaCTGTTTGGCGCCGTGTCCGGTGGCCCTGCAAAGAGTGTTAgcggttctggctctgggctgtTTGGTTCTAGGGTGGACGCATCTACAAATGATACGGGCCCTTCCGGCTCTGGACTGTTCGGCGCCATGTCCGGTGGCCCTGCAAAGAGTGTTAgcggttctggctctgggctgtTTGGTTCTAGGGTGGACGCATCTACAAAGGATAATGGcccttctggctctggaCTGTTTGGCGCCGTGTCCGGTGGCCCTGCAAAGAGTGCTAgcggttctggctctgggctgtTTGGTTCTAGGGTGGACGCATCTACAAAGGATACTGGCCATTCTGACTCTGGGTCTAGTATATTTGCAAAGAACACCAATGGTTCTAGCTTTGGGTCGTCTCGCTCTCTCTTCAAAGCCCCTACAGATGGTACTAGCGGTTCTATCTTTGAAAGGTCCGGCTCTCCATTCGGCACTTCTGAAAAGAACACTAGCAACTCTGGCTTTGGTTCGTCTGGGCCTCTATTCGGCACACCAACAAAGAATATGAGCGATTCTCTTGCAGGCTCTGTCGACAACCCGTTCTTTTCTTCCGTCTCACAGGCTAAAGATCGGGTTGATCCTACCACATTCCCAACTACCAAGAACCAGAAATGGTAG
- a CDS encoding putative dynamin GTPase (transcript_id=CADANIAT00003530), producing the protein MASQTTEDQALHQLQQQQSKLLDKIDDLRNIGVGSLVELPQLIVCGNQSSGKSSVLEAISRVRFPAKSNVCTRFATEVILRRNPVSRIKISIEPGPSRINEEERKRLQSFRHEQFSTKNDLPALIEKAKECMGVSESGGLGFSDDILKVEISGPDKPELTLVDLPGLYYSTSREQGLAGIGIVRSLTEKYMQNSRSIILAVISAKTDYHLQEVLNIAARFDPGGKRTLGIITQPDILEANSEEEDTYLQFMKNEKVRLHLGWHALRNRSFETRDVSDNARDEQEKEFFSQGRWTSLPREVLGVDTLRRRLSSVLLEHIRHNLPGLIGDIQQKISDREQRLAKLGSPRSTIQQQRGFLLQISSSFERIAAQALNGMYADPFFGGLGDAKGTSDIRRLRAVLRQLNELFAEAMSIRGCRRTIVDESTSGSASTTASMPGSENPYIDGWAAEYIDRGALEAEVSKQARENRGIELPGSANQLLVGSLFRDQSHPWEELAKAHLLRACDSVRYFVFLVLQYLADEHTSSLLAASVIEPELERMKQALFDKLDELTAHRKRGHPLPVGTSFLAQMQKARSQRLLRSLKLDLLRPGKQSDTEDGTIAYSIKTLEQAITDLEMSRDGFAAAEIIDQMQAYYDTAILTFVDNVAILGIENCLLYPLQRIFTSQVVNDMEVSQIQSLAAEPSYVTEERKRLSQELEKLQAGLRTLNLFKPMPIDGLSIFGVLPFGFPGPDTTPQ; encoded by the exons ATGGCATCGCAAACGACTGAAGACCAGGCTCTGCACCAGTtacaacagcagcagtccAAGCTACTGGACAAGATTGATGATCTACGCAACATTGGCGTTGGCAGCCTCGTAGAGTTGCCGCAACTTATCGTTTGTGGCAATCAATCTAGTGGGAAAAGCTCTGTGCTTGAAGCCATCTCGCGTGTGCGGTTTCCCGCAAAAAGCAATGTATGCACACGGTTCGCTACTGAGGTGATCTTGCGGCGGAATCCAGTGTCGAGGATCAAGATCTCTATCGAGCCTGGTCCCTCACGCATTaacgaagaagagaggaagagactTCAAAGCTTTAGGCACGAGCAGTTTTCGACCAAGAACGATCTGCCTGCCCTGAttgagaaggcgaaggagtgCATGGGCGTTTCAGAGTCCGGCGGGCTGGGCTTTAGCGACGATATCCTAAAGGTCGAGATCTCGGGACCAGATAAACCAGAGCTGACCCTGGTTGACCTACCAGGCCTGTATTATTCAACCAGTCGAGAGCAGGGGCTGGCGGGTATAGGGATCGTCCGCAGCCTGACAGAGAAATATATGCAGAATTCCAGGAGCATCATTCTTGCCGTCATCAGTGCAAAGACCGACTATCATCTACAGGAGGTGTTGAATATCGCCGCGAGATTCGACCCGGGGGGCAAGCGTACGCTGGGAATCATCACTCAACCAGACATTCTTGAGGCGAAttctgaggaggaagacacATACCTTCAATTCatgaagaacgagaaggtcCGCCTACATCTGGGATGGCACGCACTGCGCAATCGGTCCTTCGAAACCCGGGACGTATCGGACAACGCCCGcgatgagcaggagaaggagtttTTCAGCCAGGGACGCTGGACGTCTCTGCCGCGCGAGGTTCTTGGAGTAGACACCCTGCGGCGTCGGCTTAGTAGCGTTCTGCTGGAGCACATTCGTCACAACCTCCCCGGATTGATCGGGGATATCCAGCAGAAGATTTCTGACCGAGAACAGAGACTTGCAAAGCTCGGGTCTCCGCGGTCCACCATTCAACAGCAACGgggctttcttcttcagattaGTAGCAGCTTCGAACGGATCGCCGCGCAAGCGCTGAACGGCATGTATGCAGATCCCTTCTTTGGTGGGTTGGGAGATGCAAAAGGGACAAGCGATATTCGACGCCTCCGAGCAGTACTTCGACAACTAAATGAACTCTTTGCTGAAGCGATGTCGATTCGAGGCTGTCGACGCACAATCGTCGACGAATCGACCTCAGGCTCGGCCTCTACGACGGCTTCCATGCCGGGGTCAGAGAACCCGTACATAGACGGCTGGGCAGCAGAGTACATCGACCGCGGCGCACTCGAGGCTGAGGTCAGTAAACAAGCACGTGAAAACCGTGGCATTGAGCTTCCTGGGAGTGCCAACCAGCTCCTTGTAGGGAGCTTGTTCCGTGATCAGTCCCATCCATGGGAGGAGCTGGCTAAAGCCCATCTGCTCAGAGCTTGCGACTCCGTGAGATactttgtctttcttgtcctccagTACCTGGCCGATGAGCATACATCCTCCTTGCTCGCCGCATCCGTCATTGAGCCGGAATTGGAGAGGATGAAACAGGCTCTCTTTGACAAGCTCGACGAGCTTACCGCGCATAGAAAGCGCGGCCATCCGTTGCCTGTAGGCACGAGTTTCCTAGCTCAAATGCAGAAGGCGAGAAGCCAACGTTTACTCAGGTCGCTGAAACtggatcttcttcgacccgGCAAACAGTCTGACACAGAGGATGGAACAATCGCTTACTCAATCAAGACCTTGGAGCAGGCTATCACTGACCTGGAGATGTCCCGTGATGGATTTGCAGCTGCTGAGATTATCGACCAGATGCAGGCATATTATGAC ACTGCCATCTTGACATTTGTCGACAACGTTGCAATACTCGGCATAGAAAACTGCCTCCTTTACCCTCTCCAGCGCATATTCACTAGTCAGGTCGTCAATGATATGGAAGTTTCCCAAATCCAGAGTCTTGCCGCAGAACCATCCTATGTCACCGAGGAACGCAAGCGTTTGAGCcaagagctggagaagttgcaaGCTGGTTTGCGCACCCTTAACCTCTTCAAGCCTATGCCAATAGACGGCCTATCCATATTCGGTGTGCTCCCTTTCGGTTTTCCGGGGCCTGATACAACTCCTCAGTGA
- a CDS encoding uncharacterized protein (transcript_id=CADANIAT00003531) yields MGFSLHANNSNDPPEVRNWRIHLITTIVSMGAIAMGYDTSVIGGTMALDSFRRHFGLIHASDIETDTLEGNIVSTFQAGCFFGSLLTFPLGERFGRRNAIVMAVCVFCIGGSLMTAASGHLGLIYAGRAIAGFGIGSVSLQVPVYIAEMSPASIRGRLVGIFEICSQGGGMLGFWINYAINRTISSSRMAQWQIPLGLQLLPGGLLLAGIFWCPETPRWYAKKDRWGDAEKSLVWARRLPANHPFIQGELQQIREQFLYDVVPEGRKYDPWRWLIEEYSYSPRIFETLGINSTDTKLFATGFYGVAKTLGMVIFSVWLVERVGRRSGLIYGAFIGSLPMWYIGGYVFERDPAGTSARGDTVQDAWGYIAMVCVYLYGLIYCATWQGITWVICSEIFPIDIRMLCVAITTADQWLWSFIISRTTPYMITSLGYGTYFFFASLMIAMGVWAWFFVPETKGKTLEEMDRLFGAPSSVNGMTEKDDSEKIGSGKAGEVVHAESV; encoded by the exons ATGGGCTTCAGTCTCCATGccaacaacagcaatgaTCCTCCTGAGGTGCGAAATTGGCGGATCCACCTTATCACGACGATCGTGAGCATGGGCGCGATTGCCA TGGGCTACGATACCAGCGTCATCGGCGGGACTATGGCCCTGGACTCCTTCCGCCGTCACTTTGGCCTCATCCATGCGTCCGACATTGAGACGGATACGTTGGAGGGAAACATCGTATCCACCTTTCAGGCGGGCTGTTTCTTCGGCTCGCTGCTTACCTTTCCGCTCGGGGAGCGGTTTGGGCGGCGGAATGCGATTGTCATGGCCGTCTGTGTCTTTTGCATTGGCGGCAGTCTGATG ACCGCCGCGTCTGGGCATCTGGGGCTGATCTATGCTGGCCGTGCCATCGCAGGGTTTGGCATTGGCTCGGTGTCTCTCCAGGTCCCAGTATACATTGCCGAGATG TCACCCGCATCTATCCGCGGCCGGCTCGTTGGGATCTTCGAGATTTGCTCCCAGGGGGGCGGCATGCTCGGTTTCTGGATCAACTATGCCATCAATCGCACCATCTCCTCGTCACGCATGGCGCAGTGGCAGATTCCCCTtggcctccagctgctcccTGGCGGCCTGCTGTTAGCAGGCATCTTCTGGTGCCCCGAAACGCCGCGATGGTACGCAAAGAAAGACCGCTGGGGCGATGCCGAAAAGAGTCTTGTCTGGGCGCGGAGATTACCTGCCAACCACCCGTTCATCCAGGGCGAACTGCAACAGATCCGTGAGCAGTTTCTGTACGACGTTGTTCCTGAGGGGAGAAAATACGACCCGTG GAGATGGCTCATTGAAGAGTACAGCTACTCCCCCCGCATTTTCGAGACCCtgggcatcaacagcaccgacACAAAACTGTTTGCAACCGGATTCTACGGTGTCGCCAAAACTCTGGGCATGGTGATCTTCAGCGTATGGCTTGTAGAGAGAGTCGGCCGCCGTAGTGGTCTCATATACGGGGCGTTCATTGGCAGTTTGCCTATGTGGTATATCGGCGGGTACGTCTTCGAGCGAGACCCTGCCGGCACCTCAGCGCGCGGCGACACCGTGCAAGATGCGTGGGGATACATCGCCATGGTCTGTGTCTACCTGTACGGGCTGATATACTGCGCGACATGGCAGGGAATTACATGGGTGATCTGCTCGGAAATCTTCCCCATCGATATCCGGATGCTCTGCGTGGCCATCACAACGGCAGACCAATGGCTCTGGTCGTTTATAATCTCCCGCACGACGCCGTATATGATCACGAGTCTGGGTTACGGCAcctatttcttctttgcgtCGCTCATGATTGCCATGGGGGTCTGGGCTTGGTTCTTTGTCCCGGAGACCAAGGGGAAGACGCTCGAGGAGATGGATAGGTTGTTCGGGGCGCCGAGTAGCGTCAATGGAATGACCGAAAAGGATGACAGCGAGAAAATTGGTAGTGGGAAGGCAGGAGAGGTTGTCCATGCGGAGAGTGTATAA
- a CDS encoding uncharacterized protein (transcript_id=CADANIAT00003532), protein MATDSSTAGLTSKLARFSSQHDDIILLTTTIESESFDTLRPIFVNPHASPLAIVRPSTIEAVSATVSFLASNKIPFTVRVGGHDLHGRSVEDGGVVLDLRLLNQVVIDKSGSEAVGGKTATARIGGGVLIGDLLSALEPHGLVTPVGTVSGVGYLGWAMHGGYGPYSSGFGVGIDQIVAAKVVDATGRVVDADGKLLKAIKGAGGAFGVVVEAVVRVYELDSILAGTLIFNSQDLATTIRTFNKAYKALALTESIPSALNIFSCILSSPQTPAPIFILLVNWTSPNLSEGKEWIEKIATLIPSAAATLAANTVQKIKPKPFIEAVSKLVAPSVQGRMYSVSFREITDEVAGVIAHFTSAERMPRDEGVLLEIHELRAVSPSANPNTSSVFSAREPHFVVAACATAVHEENVEKVLKWGEELQVALKRTKRENILPTSYISFISREEMERDQERIFGGHLPFLKDLKRRLDPENVFKAAVSGL, encoded by the exons ATGGCTACAGACTCCTCAACAGCAGGCCTCACCTCCAAACTGGCCCGTTTCTCCTCCCAACATGATGATATCATCCTCCTAACGACCACCATCGAAAGCGAATCCTTCGATACTCTCCGCCCCATCTTCGTAAATCCCCACGCGAGCCCACTTGCCATAGTCCGCCCATCCACCATCGAAGCTGTCAGTGCCACAGTCTCCTTCCTAGCGTCGAACAAGATTCCCTTTACCGTTCGCGTCGGTGGACATGATTTGCACGGCCGGAGTGTAGAGGATGGCGGCGTAGTGCTGGATCTACGACTACTCAACCAAGTCGTCATCGACAAGAGCGGCAGTGAGGCTGTTGGTGGaaagacagcaacagcaagaaTCGGCGGCGGGGTCCTCATCGGCGACCTGCTTTCTGCTCTGGAACCGCACGGCCTCGTCACTCCCGTCGGCACCGTCTCAGGTGTTGGCTATCTAGGCTGGGCTATGCATGGCGGGTACGGGCCATATAGCTCTGGGTTTGGGGTGGGCATTGATCAGATCGTCGCTGCAAAAGTTGTGGATGCCACTGGACGTGTCGTTGACGCGGACGGGAAATTGCTGAAGGCTATtaaaggagctggaggtgcaTTCGGGGTTGTTGTTGAGGCTGTGGTTCGAGTGTATGAGCTGGACTCG ATTCTCGCCGGCACACTCATCTTCAACTCGCAAGACCTTGCCACTACGATCCGCACTTTCAACAAAGCCTACAAAGCCCTAGCGCTCACCGAGTCCATTCCGTCAGCACTAAACATTTTCTCCTGCATCCTCTCCAGCCCTCAAACGCCGGCACCAATCTTCATCCTGCTGGTAAACTGGACCTCGCCCAATCTATCCGAAGGAAAGGAATGGATTGAGAAGATAGCCACTCTGATCCCCTCTGCGGCTGCAACACTGGCAGCAAACACAGTTCAAAAAATCAAACCCAAACCCTTTATTGAAGCAGTCTCAAAACTCGTCGCTCCTTCTGTGCAGGGTAGAATGTACTCGGTATCCTTTAGGGAAATTACCGACGAAGTGGCGGGCGTGATTGCGCATTTCACCTCTGCCGAGAGGATGCCGCGGGATGAGGGCGTCCTACTTGAAATTCATGAGCTACGCGCTGTTTCGCCTTCTGCGAATCCGAACACCAGCTCTGTATTTAGTGCACGAGAGCCACATTTTGTCGTCGCGGCCTGCGCAACTGCTGTGCATGAGGAGAATGTCGAGAAGGTCTTGAAATGGGGAGAAGAGCTCCAGGTTGCactgaagaggacgaagagagagaataTCCTGCCGACGTCGTACATCTCTTTCATATCgagggaagagatggaaaggGATCAAGAGAGGATTTTCGGAGGACATCTGCCCTTCCTGAAAGatttgaagaggaggcttGATCCAGAGAACGTGTTTAAAGCTGCAGTTTCTGGTCTATGA
- a CDS encoding putative MFS phospholipid transporter (Git1) (transcript_id=CADANIAT00003533) — protein sequence MVKDEEKIAVGEDPTSSPEVAPLENLNKSRWERSWPTIACGAGLFSDGYLNGVIGSVNTMLSMIYAEAYTKSSASKNVSSIAFAGTVVGMLFFGVLSDHWSRKGSLLVSTLVLILFAILCTAAYGYNGSTYGLFAALAAYRFFLGIGIGGEYPAGSVAAAESSGELKKGHRNRWFIMFTNLQIDFGFVTSALTPMILVLIFTENHLRAAWRMALGLGIIPPLSLLYLRLKLNEPEEFNRERMHKFPVWLIIKFYWKRLAVVSLIWFVYDFSAYSFSTYSSAWLAIILGDEYPLWKSFGWNTVINLFYIPGSVAGAFASDWLGPRKTLAIGVGLQGVIGFIMSGCYEYLNTPKNVAAFVVVYGIFLALGEFGPGDNIGLCAAKTSATSIRGQYYGIAAAFGKVGAFVGTYIFPIIQDNAPNAIRRGQDPFFVSSSLCIFSAALAIFCLPHIGQDTITDEDRKFRKYLQEHGYDTSTMGQTQTPQPTEEA from the exons ATGGTCAAAGACGAGGAAAAGATCGCCGTTGGCGAGGACCCTACCTCGTCTCCAGAAGTCGCACCCCTCGAGAATCTCAACAAAAGTCGCTGGGAGCGCAGCTGGCCGACCATTGCTTGCGGCGCTGGTCTTTTTTCTGATGGCTATCTCAACGGG GTAATCGGGTCCGTCAATACGATGCTTAGCATGATCTACGCCGAAGCGTATACTAAATCCTCTGCGAGCAAGAACGTCTCGTCCATCGCGTTCGCCGGTACTGTTGTTGGGATGCTCTTTTTCGGTGTTCTGAGCGACCACTGGTCCAGGAAAGGCTCTCTCTTGGTTTCTACGCTGGTCCTCATCTTGTTCGCGATCCTGTGCACCGCCGCGTACGGTTACAATGGAAGCACTTACGGTCTTTTCGCTGCCCTTGCCGCCTatcgcttcttcttgggtATTGGTATTGGAGGAGAGTATCCCGCCGGGTCGGTTGCCGCAGCCGAGAGCAGCGGCGAACTGAAAAAGGGCCACCGGAACCGCTGGTTCATCATGTTCACCAATCTGCAAATCGATTTCGGTTTCGTTACTTCGGCTCTGACGCCCATGATCCTGGTCTTGATTTTCACCGAGAACCACCTGCGTGCGGCCTGGCGTATGGCCTTGGGTCTCGGCATCATCCCTCCATTGAGCTTGCTCTATCTCCGACTCAAACTGAACGAGCCCGAGGAATTTAACCGTGAGCGCATGCACAAGTTTCCTGTCTGGCTGATCATCAA ATTCTATTGGAAGCGCCTGGCTGTCGTTTCTCTCATCTGGTTCGTGTATGACTTCTCCGCATACTCCTTCAGCACCTACTCCTCCGCGTGGctcgccatcatcctcggcgaTGAATATCCGCTGTGGAAGAGCTTCGGCTGGAATACGGTGATCAACCTGTTCTATATCCCCGGCTCGGTCGCCGGTGCTTTTGCGAGTGACTGGCTGGGTCCCCGCAAGACCCTTGCAATCGGCGTCGGGCTTCAAGGCGTCATTGGCTTCATCATGTCTGGTTGCTACGAATACCTCAATACGCCCAAGAACGTTGCCGCCTTCGTAGTTGTCTATGG AatcttccttgcccttggtgAATTCGGCCCCGGCGACAACATCGGCCTTTGTGCCGCCAAAACAAGTGCTACCTCCATACGCGGTCAGTACTACGGTATCGCTGCTGCCTTCGGTAAAGTCGGCGCCTTTGTCGGCACATACATCTTCCCAATCATCCAAGACAACGCCCCCAACGCGATCAGACGAGGCCAGGACCCCTTCTTTGTGTCTAGCTCCCTGTGTATCTTTAGCGCTGCCCTTGCGATTTTCTGTCTCCCACATATTGGCCAGGACACCATCACCGATGAGGACCGTAAATTCCGGAAGTACCTACAGGAACATGGGTATGATACGTCTACTATGGGGCAGACTCAGACCCCGCAGCCGACTGAGGAAGCGTAG